In the Gemmatimonadaceae bacterium genome, TCGATGACCTCGGCCTGACTGAGGTCGCACTTCGTGAGAATCGCGATGAGTGGATTCTCACGGCCATTCTGCTTCCCGTGAACCGCGTTCACGAGCTCCGCTGCCGCACGGAGCGACGCCTCGTCCTCGCCGCAGCAGAGCACTACCGCAGCGCGCGAGACGTACGACTCGCTGACCTCGATTCCCAGCTGCTCCACCGGATCGAGCGTCGAACGAAGCCCCGCGGTGTCGACCAATCGAATCGGCCAGGGATCCGCGTCGATCACCGCCTCCAGGGCGTCGCGCGTCGTGCCCGGTACAGGGGTCACGATTGCACGACTGCGACCGATGAGTGCATTGAACAACGAGGACTTCCCCACGTTAGGCGTCCCGGCGAGTACGGCCAGGGCGCCCTCTCGCACGAGCTCACCGCCTCTGGCAGTTGCGAGCAGGCCTCGCAAGCCGCCTTCCAGATTCTCGAGCGCGGCGAGTGTCCGCGCCGACGCGATCGGCCCGTCGTCCTCCTCGGGGAAATCGATATCGTACGCGATGAGCGCTTCTATCTCGAGCACCTTCTCTCGGAGCCCACTGATACGTCGCGACAACCCGCCGTCGAGTTGCTGTAGCGCGACGCGCTGTGCGGCGCGTGAGCCGGCCGCGATCAGATCGGCCGTCGCCTCCGCCTGTAGTATGTCCAGCTTGCCGTTGAGCACCGCGCGTCGTGTGAATTCGCCGGGCGCTGCCATGCGTGCGCCGCGCGCCAATACCGCCGCGACGACGGTGGTTGGTACCACGACACCGCCGTGCGTCGAGATCTCGAGCGCGTCTTCGCCTGTGAACGACGCCGGCGCGTCATATCGTACCGCGACAACCTGATCGAGCACCACGCCGCATTCGTCACGCGCTTCAGCCAGAATTGTCTGACGAGCGCGATCCGGCCAACGCGACAATACTGCTCGGCCAATCTCGTGAGCCTTAGGGCCGCTCAGGCGAACGATGCCGAGCGCGCCCCGCCCGGCAGGCGTCGCGATGGCAACGATCGTGTCGGCCGCGCCCGGCAGCGCTGCCGCCGGCGCGCCGAGCCCGCTCATTGAGGCGCGTGCGGCTCTGGACCAGCGTGACCCGACTGACCGGCGAGCCCATCGAGATTGCCGAACGCGCGGTCCGCTGCCCGCCGCTTCGGGCGGTTCAGCTTTGTTTCCTCTTCGCGCGTGAGCTCGAGTGTCTCGCCGGGCTCGAGGATGCGAACCGCGGCGCGGAGATGGTGCGACTCGAGATGCTCAACCAGGCGATTGATCGCGTCGTGCGCTCGCGCCGTGATGTGATGAAACGTCCCCCAGTGATAAGGAACGAACACGCGCCCGCCCAAACGCTCGAACAATGTTAGCGCATCGTCATGAGTCAGATGACCCCGGCGAAAACCCGTTCGCTTCCACCACGGAGCGTATCCGATTGGCAGGAGCGCGACGTCTAGCTGCCGGCCGCTCGCGAAGAGCTTCC is a window encoding:
- the mnmE gene encoding tRNA uridine-5-carboxymethylaminomethyl(34) synthesis GTPase MnmE, producing MSGLGAPAAALPGAADTIVAIATPAGRGALGIVRLSGPKAHEIGRAVLSRWPDRARQTILAEARDECGVVLDQVVAVRYDAPASFTGEDALEISTHGGVVVPTTVVAAVLARGARMAAPGEFTRRAVLNGKLDILQAEATADLIAAGSRAAQRVALQQLDGGLSRRISGLREKVLEIEALIAYDIDFPEEDDGPIASARTLAALENLEGGLRGLLATARGGELVREGALAVLAGTPNVGKSSLFNALIGRSRAIVTPVPGTTRDALEAVIDADPWPIRLVDTAGLRSTLDPVEQLGIEVSESYVSRAAVVLCCGEDEASLRAAAELVNAVHGKQNGRENPLIAILTKCDLSQAEVIDIEALGNELAANASVAVSAETGAGVQRLLTTIGAVLDATVGAPELDAPVLTQVRHQHAVSQALEELEAFRHAWREERLPATIAAVHLHAAGDALRDLIGGIETEQVLDEVFRRFCVGK